One part of the Sulfolobus tengchongensis genome encodes these proteins:
- a CDS encoding cysteinyl-tRNA synthetase yields MKVYISYRELESYAYRSCLCGKNEWGEYDVVECRDSAEFEIDIENAEFDYEDLKELVDRYEDEIREILEREERKEERKKERKLQQNGKSLENWMG; encoded by the coding sequence ATGAAGGTCTACATAAGTTACAGAGAACTAGAAAGCTACGCATATCGCAGCTGCTTATGCGGTAAAAATGAATGGGGCGAATATGATGTTGTTGAGTGCAGAGATTCTGCTGAATTTGAGATTGACATTGAAAATGCTGAATTTGATTACGAGGATTTGAAAGAACTTGTCGACAGATATGAGGATGAAATCAGAGAGATTCTCGAAAGAGAGGAAAGAAAGGAAGAGAGGAAGAAGGAGAGGAAGCTTCAGCAAAACGGGAAGAGTTTGGAAAACTGGATGGGGTGA
- a CDS encoding ribbon-helix-helix protein, CopG family, producing the protein MRVVTFKVDENLLMMLDRYAINNGLNRSEAIRKAIEMLTKEEMSKEKARVEAIRL; encoded by the coding sequence ATGAGAGTTGTAACGTTCAAAGTTGATGAAAATCTATTGATGATGCTGGATAGATACGCTATTAACAATGGTTTAAACAGATCTGAGGCAATAAGAAAGGCAATAGAGATGTTAACAAAAGAAGAGATGAGCAAAGAAAAGGCAAGAGTAGAGGCGATTAGGCTATGA
- a CDS encoding tyrosine-type recombinase/integrase, translated as MLVDVSKLDEEQRKRILKKLVERLGLSQAAKQLGVARSTLYRYVSGDQSIPEVVVEGASQKLSADDLMDAIYGTKTVDVDVTTAISVVVKALRDEKFRNFFLSILYQHLGEYLKAASNVYIVSEDDVKAFEKVLDERSKSTKDMRMRYLRRALAESGYELSPDSIRDLIAELKEESSNIARHTANSLKLFIKTVVAEKNLQLAQLLYNSFKVPKSTYKYKPRPLTLDNLKQIFNNIEHVGAKAFFLLLAETGLRVGEVYSLRVEQVDLANRVIKIMKENQTKRAYISFLHKETVNWLKEKYLPYREEFVSRYEKAVKQIGIDVTSWKEKLFPFQLADLRASIKGAMRKTLGTEFRLYDLRALFASYLIKNGVSPMIVNLLQGRAPPAQFQILQNHYFVISEIELQKLYDEKAPRLLG; from the coding sequence ATGCTTGTTGATGTAAGTAAACTTGACGAAGAACAGAGAAAAAGAATATTAAAGAAGTTAGTAGAACGACTAGGATTGTCACAAGCAGCAAAACAGTTAGGTGTGGCTAGGAGTACCCTTTATAGGTATGTCAGTGGAGACCAGAGTATACCAGAAGTAGTTGTGGAAGGAGCTTCACAAAAGCTGTCTGCGGATGATCTTATGGATGCGATATATGGGACAAAAACTGTTGATGTCGACGTTACGACTGCCATCTCAGTTGTAGTAAAAGCGTTGAGGGATGAGAAATTCCGAAACTTCTTTCTCTCTATTCTTTACCAACACTTAGGGGAGTATCTTAAGGCAGCTTCTAACGTCTACATAGTTTCTGAAGATGATGTAAAAGCTTTTGAAAAAGTCCTTGATGAGAGAAGCAAAAGCACGAAAGATATGAGAATGAGGTACTTAAGGAGAGCCCTAGCAGAGTCGGGGTATGAATTAAGTCCTGACTCGATAAGGGATTTGATAGCTGAGTTGAAGGAGGAAAGCAGCAACATTGCTAGGCATACTGCAAACTCGCTTAAGCTCTTCATTAAGACTGTAGTGGCTGAAAAGAACCTACAACTTGCACAGCTATTATATAACTCCTTCAAAGTACCAAAATCAACCTACAAATATAAACCAAGACCGCTAACACTAGACAACCTAAAGCAGATATTCAACAATATTGAACATGTAGGGGCGAAAGCATTCTTCTTACTTTTAGCTGAAACGGGACTAAGGGTTGGAGAAGTGTATTCGCTTCGGGTTGAACAAGTGGACTTAGCGAATAGGGTAATTAAAATAATGAAAGAAAACCAGACAAAAAGAGCGTATATATCATTTTTGCATAAAGAGACTGTGAACTGGTTAAAAGAGAAATATCTGCCCTACAGAGAGGAATTTGTAAGCAGATATGAAAAAGCAGTTAAACAAATTGGAATAGATGTAACATCATGGAAAGAGAAACTATTCCCATTCCAGCTAGCGGATTTAAGGGCATCAATAAAGGGAGCAATGAGAAAAACTTTAGGTACAGAATTCAGACTATACGACTTAAGGGCATTATTTGCCTCATATCTTATCAAAAACGGAGTTTCTCCAATGATTGTAAATCTTCTACAAGGCCGTGCTCCTCCCGCCCAGTTCCAGATTCTACAAAACCACTATTTCGTGATAAGTGAGATTGAGTTACAAAAACTGTATGACGAGAAAGCGCCTAGGCTTCTAGGTTAA
- a CDS encoding acryloyl-coenzyme A reductase, whose product MRAVVVPGKQKGYVIQEIPDPIAGKDEVVIKVERAALCYRDLLQLQGYYPRMKYPVVLGHEVVGTIEQVGENVKGFKEGDRVISLLYAPDGTCKYCQIGEEAYCHSRLGYSEELDGFFAEKSKIKATSLVKVNGNVTVEGAVLVPCVTGMIYRSLRRAKLQKGETVLVTGASGGVGIHAIQVAKALGAKVIGVTTSEEKASTIRKFADYVIVGSKFSDEAKKIDDINIVIDTVGTPTIEESLKSLWMGGRLIQIGNVDPSQIYQLRLGYVILKDIEIIGHASATKRDAEETLKLTGEGKISPVIASTIRLDEIDKGYEILKDKRKIGKVLVKP is encoded by the coding sequence ATGAGAGCTGTAGTAGTGCCTGGCAAGCAAAAGGGTTATGTAATCCAAGAAATACCAGATCCTATAGCTGGAAAAGATGAGGTAGTAATTAAAGTAGAGAGAGCTGCACTGTGCTATCGAGATTTGTTACAGCTTCAAGGGTACTATCCTAGAATGAAATATCCCGTAGTATTAGGTCATGAAGTAGTGGGTACTATAGAACAGGTTGGAGAAAACGTTAAAGGTTTTAAGGAGGGGGACAGAGTTATTTCTCTTCTTTATGCCCCTGATGGTACTTGTAAGTACTGCCAGATTGGAGAAGAAGCTTATTGCCATTCCAGATTAGGGTATTCTGAAGAATTAGATGGATTTTTCGCTGAAAAATCTAAAATAAAGGCAACAAGCTTAGTCAAAGTCAATGGTAATGTTACTGTAGAAGGTGCCGTATTAGTGCCTTGCGTTACTGGAATGATATATAGAAGTCTAAGGAGAGCAAAGCTACAAAAAGGCGAGACTGTATTAGTAACCGGAGCAAGTGGTGGTGTTGGTATTCATGCAATACAAGTGGCTAAAGCATTAGGTGCTAAAGTGATAGGCGTAACCACGTCAGAGGAGAAAGCCTCTACCATAAGGAAGTTTGCAGATTATGTTATAGTTGGATCTAAATTCTCCGATGAGGCAAAAAAGATAGATGATATCAATATAGTTATAGATACTGTGGGAACACCAACAATAGAGGAAAGCTTGAAGAGTTTATGGATGGGAGGTAGATTAATACAAATAGGTAATGTAGATCCTTCTCAAATATATCAGTTAAGGCTGGGGTATGTAATATTAAAAGATATAGAGATAATAGGTCACGCTTCTGCTACTAAAAGAGATGCTGAGGAAACATTAAAGTTGACTGGCGAGGGAAAGATATCTCCAGTTATTGCATCAACTATTAGGTTAGATGAAATAGATAAGGGATACGAGATATTAAAGGATAAACGTAAGATTGGTAAGGTATTAGTAAAACCTTAA
- a CDS encoding amidase, protein MKLEELNSKYNAFITIQRIEGNRKGKLEGITFGIKDVILTKGMRTTAGSRILENYIPQRNAYVVDIILREGGIILGKTNTHEFALGATNTSSIGGPARNPVDIERISGGSSGGSAVAVKLDMVDVGIGTDTGGSVRIPASLCGVIGFKPTTRLIPTDGVIPFSWTLDTIGILVKDNIKLLRKVFDVLLPNDKKSVEISKLRSRPKLGLFLFDDSEVSKALLRDIDKISSYFDIIEIDLPLLRKYGAKTRRTISLAEASSYHRDWINEHGDKYFRDTYTLLTDGMRISAIDYIDALRYRRILIEEYIRMFRNVDFIVSPSTKTIAPKISDVINNPLQFRELLISNTELFNVVGAPSISLPFSTINGLPVGLMISGELYKDGDLLELSEYILSILGFNFN, encoded by the coding sequence ATGAAATTAGAAGAATTAAATTCAAAATATAATGCGTTCATTACAATTCAACGCATAGAAGGAAATCGAAAAGGAAAATTAGAAGGTATCACATTTGGAATAAAGGACGTTATCTTAACTAAGGGGATGAGAACTACTGCTGGTTCGAGAATTTTAGAAAACTACATACCGCAAAGGAATGCGTACGTAGTGGATATTATATTAAGAGAAGGAGGAATAATATTAGGAAAGACTAATACACATGAATTCGCATTAGGTGCAACTAACACTTCAAGTATAGGTGGCCCGGCTAGGAACCCCGTTGATATAGAAAGGATAAGTGGTGGTTCAAGTGGTGGTTCTGCAGTGGCAGTAAAATTGGACATGGTAGATGTGGGCATTGGAACTGATACTGGAGGATCTGTGAGAATACCTGCTTCGTTATGTGGCGTTATAGGATTTAAGCCCACAACTAGGTTAATACCTACTGATGGTGTTATACCGTTTAGTTGGACATTAGATACAATTGGTATACTTGTAAAGGATAACATTAAGTTACTAAGGAAAGTATTTGATGTTCTTCTACCTAATGATAAAAAGAGTGTAGAAATATCTAAATTACGAAGTAGGCCTAAATTAGGTCTATTCTTATTTGACGATTCAGAAGTATCTAAGGCATTACTGAGAGATATAGATAAAATTTCATCATACTTTGATATAATTGAGATCGACTTACCATTATTGAGGAAATATGGGGCAAAAACGAGAAGGACTATCTCTTTAGCTGAAGCCTCCTCTTACCATAGAGATTGGATTAATGAGCACGGTGATAAATACTTTAGGGATACTTATACATTACTAACCGATGGAATGAGAATATCCGCTATCGATTATATAGATGCTCTTAGATATAGAAGAATCTTAATTGAGGAGTATATAAGAATGTTCAGAAATGTAGATTTTATAGTGTCGCCTTCAACTAAAACTATAGCACCTAAGATTTCTGATGTAATTAACAACCCGCTACAATTTAGAGAGTTGCTAATATCCAATACTGAACTATTTAATGTAGTTGGGGCACCTTCAATAAGTCTACCCTTTTCAACTATTAATGGATTACCTGTTGGTTTAATGATAAGTGGAGAGTTGTATAAGGATGGAGATTTACTTGAACTTTCAGAGTATATTCTGAGCATTCTGGGATTTAATTTTAATTAA
- the psmB gene encoding archaeal proteasome endopeptidase complex subunit beta — protein sequence MQLEDKILKGTTTVGIKVNSGVVLAADRRASAGFFVANKMVRKVLYITDKIAITTAGSVADLQFIYDILKNIYHYNSLTKYGPISIRGIATRLANILSANKYFPYLVQILIGGYDDEPRLFNLDYLGDITEENYVATGSGSPVAMGVLEDEYDPKMSLDEAADLAKRAVFSAIKRDSYTGTGVIVTKINNAGHEELEFYLNKKI from the coding sequence TTGCAATTAGAAGATAAGATACTTAAGGGAACAACAACTGTAGGTATTAAAGTAAACTCTGGAGTAGTTCTTGCTGCCGATAGAAGAGCCAGTGCTGGATTTTTCGTTGCCAATAAAATGGTTAGAAAGGTGTTATATATAACAGATAAGATTGCAATAACTACTGCAGGTAGTGTAGCAGATTTACAATTCATTTATGATATATTGAAAAATATCTATCATTATAACAGTCTCACTAAATACGGCCCAATCTCTATAAGAGGAATTGCAACAAGATTAGCAAATATATTGTCTGCGAATAAGTATTTTCCTTATCTAGTTCAAATTCTAATAGGCGGATATGATGATGAGCCAAGATTGTTTAATTTAGATTATTTAGGCGATATAACAGAAGAAAACTATGTTGCAACGGGTTCTGGATCGCCAGTAGCTATGGGAGTGTTAGAAGACGAGTATGATCCTAAAATGAGCTTAGACGAAGCTGCAGATCTTGCTAAGAGGGCTGTCTTTTCAGCTATAAAAAGAGATTCCTATACTGGTACAGGGGTTATCGTGACTAAAATCAATAACGCAGGACACGAGGAATTAGAATTCTATTTGAACAAGAAGATCTAG
- a CDS encoding YbhB/YbcL family Raf kinase inhibitor-like protein gives MKVISQSFKNEDYIPIRYTCDGEDLSPALEWDQVANAKSYAIIVEDPDAPGGTFIHWVIYNITTNKLPEGVPKIHKSQYGIQGVNDFGNVGYNGPCPPKTHPAHRYYFYVYALDTILSEIRNIDANRLKSMISGHEVDKGFIMGKYKRR, from the coding sequence ATGAAAGTAATCTCTCAGTCCTTTAAGAATGAGGACTACATACCTATTAGATACACTTGTGATGGCGAAGATTTATCCCCTGCCTTAGAGTGGGATCAAGTCGCTAATGCGAAAAGTTACGCTATAATTGTAGAAGACCCAGACGCCCCCGGTGGGACTTTTATACATTGGGTAATATATAACATTACTACTAATAAGTTACCTGAAGGAGTGCCTAAAATACACAAGTCACAGTATGGTATACAAGGCGTAAACGATTTTGGTAATGTTGGATATAATGGACCGTGCCCACCAAAAACACATCCAGCTCATAGATATTATTTTTACGTTTATGCGTTGGATACGATATTAAGTGAGATTAGAAATATTGATGCTAATAGGTTAAAGTCGATGATAAGTGGACATGAAGTAGATAAAGGGTTTATTATGGGTAAATATAAGAGAAGATAA
- a CDS encoding replication factor C small subunit produces the protein MSTKVEEILWAEKYRPRTLDDIVNQKEIVDRLRKFVKEKNMPHLLFAGPPGTGKTTAALALVHDLYGENYIEYFLELNASDERGIDVIRNKVKEFARTVTPTNVPFKVVLLDEADNMTADAQQALRRTMELYTENTRFILACNYLSKIIEPIQSRTALFRFYPLKKEDVVNRLAYIAKNEKVEYDQKALETIYDITTGDLRKSINILQAASAYGKVTVEAVYKVLGLAQPKEVRDMINLALQGKFIQAREKLRTLLITYGLSGEDIIKQIHREITSSELQINEELRVLLLDYIGESEFRIIEGADDEIQLSALLAKMAIYGNKYIGSENK, from the coding sequence ATGTCCACAAAGGTAGAGGAAATCCTTTGGGCTGAGAAATATAGACCGAGAACTCTAGATGATATAGTAAATCAAAAGGAAATTGTAGATAGGTTAAGAAAATTCGTAAAAGAAAAAAACATGCCACATCTACTTTTTGCAGGTCCGCCAGGTACTGGAAAAACTACTGCTGCATTAGCTCTTGTTCATGATCTATATGGAGAGAATTATATAGAATATTTCTTAGAACTGAACGCTAGTGACGAAAGAGGAATAGATGTAATACGCAATAAGGTAAAAGAGTTTGCACGTACAGTAACGCCTACGAATGTTCCATTTAAGGTCGTTCTGTTGGATGAAGCTGATAACATGACTGCAGATGCTCAACAAGCACTAAGAAGAACTATGGAATTATATACAGAAAATACAAGATTTATATTAGCATGCAATTATTTGAGTAAAATCATCGAACCAATACAATCAAGAACAGCACTCTTTAGGTTTTATCCATTAAAAAAGGAGGATGTCGTCAATAGACTAGCGTATATAGCAAAGAATGAAAAAGTAGAATATGACCAGAAAGCTTTGGAAACAATATATGACATAACTACGGGCGATCTGAGAAAAAGTATAAACATATTACAAGCCGCATCAGCTTATGGTAAGGTTACAGTAGAGGCTGTATATAAGGTTTTAGGCTTAGCTCAACCTAAAGAAGTCAGAGACATGATTAACCTTGCATTACAAGGCAAATTTATACAAGCAAGAGAGAAACTTCGAACCTTACTCATTACGTATGGTCTCTCTGGAGAGGATATAATAAAGCAAATACATAGAGAGATAACTTCGTCAGAGCTTCAAATAAATGAGGAATTAAGAGTACTGCTTCTGGATTATATAGGCGAGTCTGAATTTAGAATAATAGAAGGTGCAGACGATGAAATACAATTATCCGCACTATTAGCTAAGATGGCAATATATGGTAATAAATACATAGGCAGTGAAAATAAATGA
- a CDS encoding replication factor C large subunit, which produces MIQWFLKYRPRSLKDVENQEDAKKELQEWIESWLKGKPNAKAILLYGPPGVGKTTLAEALANDYNLELLEMNASDSRKLQDIKSIAEKAAVYGSLFGIKGKLILLDEVDGINTREDLGAIQGILELIEKTKYPILMTANDPWDPSLREIRNKVKMIGLNRLGKYALRRILKKICQSEKIECEDEGLDYIIETSEGDARYAINMLQGIGEGYGKVTLDIAKAMVRRKERELDPFETLRDIFWARYAWQAKNAATSAQVDYDMLIRWISENIPIQYENIEDIWRAFDALSRASIFLKRAKAGDWDLLSYAYDMMSSGVALAEIEKKKPNWKPKWKKYQFPSYIQLLSKSKDLRDTRDEIIKKISIHSSFEKTVNYTYPYFLIFFKKYEKRLSLSPKEKEYLNSALKS; this is translated from the coding sequence ATGATCCAGTGGTTCTTAAAATATAGACCACGCTCTTTAAAAGACGTAGAAAACCAAGAAGATGCTAAAAAAGAATTGCAAGAGTGGATAGAATCATGGCTTAAGGGGAAGCCTAATGCTAAAGCTATCTTATTATATGGACCGCCTGGAGTAGGTAAAACCACACTTGCGGAAGCTTTAGCTAATGATTACAATCTAGAACTCTTAGAGATGAATGCAAGTGATTCAAGAAAGTTACAAGATATAAAGAGTATAGCAGAAAAAGCTGCAGTTTATGGAAGCTTATTTGGAATAAAAGGAAAATTAATCCTACTGGACGAAGTTGATGGTATAAATACAAGAGAAGACCTTGGAGCAATACAAGGTATTCTAGAACTTATCGAAAAAACGAAATATCCGATATTAATGACCGCAAACGATCCTTGGGATCCTTCATTAAGGGAAATCAGAAACAAAGTGAAAATGATCGGGCTAAATAGATTAGGGAAATATGCGTTAAGGAGAATTCTCAAAAAAATATGTCAATCAGAAAAAATAGAGTGTGAGGATGAGGGATTAGACTATATCATTGAGACCAGCGAAGGTGATGCTAGATATGCAATTAACATGCTACAAGGTATTGGAGAAGGTTATGGCAAAGTAACCTTAGATATAGCTAAGGCTATGGTCAGAAGGAAGGAACGCGAATTAGATCCGTTTGAGACGCTGAGGGATATTTTTTGGGCTAGATATGCATGGCAAGCTAAAAACGCAGCTACTAGCGCTCAAGTAGATTATGATATGCTAATTCGATGGATATCAGAAAATATACCAATACAGTATGAGAACATAGAAGACATCTGGAGGGCTTTTGACGCATTGTCGAGAGCTTCAATATTCTTAAAAAGGGCAAAAGCAGGTGATTGGGATTTATTATCATATGCATATGATATGATGAGCTCTGGAGTTGCTCTAGCTGAGATTGAAAAGAAAAAGCCTAATTGGAAACCTAAATGGAAGAAGTACCAGTTTCCATCGTATATACAATTATTATCCAAAAGTAAAGATCTCAGAGATACAAGAGATGAGATTATCAAGAAGATTTCCATTCATAGTTCGTTTGAAAAGACGGTTAACTACACTTATCCATATTTCCTTATATTCTTTAAGAAGTATGAAAAACGTCTGAGTTTAAGTCCGAAAGAAAAGGAATATCTTAACTCTGCGTTAAAATCTTAG
- the moaC gene encoding cyclic pyranopterin monophosphate synthase MoaC, whose product MSSEAKMVDISPKEIILRVAEAEGYIRLKKDTIKKIMENEIEKGNVIAVAKTAGILAAKKTSELLPLCHLIPLENVEIDIKVEEEGVRVRSKVKAHYRTGVEMEALVATSISLLTIWDMVKKYEKDESGKYPYTVIENIKVIDKIKNES is encoded by the coding sequence ATGAGCTCTGAAGCTAAAATGGTAGATATATCACCTAAGGAAATTATATTAAGAGTTGCAGAAGCTGAAGGATATATAAGGTTAAAAAAGGATACAATAAAAAAAATAATGGAAAACGAAATAGAAAAAGGTAATGTAATAGCAGTTGCCAAGACTGCAGGCATATTAGCAGCTAAGAAGACCTCAGAACTATTACCATTATGTCATCTAATACCATTAGAAAACGTTGAAATTGATATCAAAGTTGAGGAAGAAGGTGTGAGAGTAAGGTCTAAGGTTAAGGCTCATTATAGAACGGGTGTAGAAATGGAAGCATTAGTTGCAACGTCAATTTCTTTGTTAACCATTTGGGATATGGTAAAAAAGTATGAGAAAGATGAGAGTGGTAAATATCCGTATACTGTAATTGAAAATATAAAAGTTATAGATAAAATAAAAAATGAAAGCTAA
- a CDS encoding ORC1-type DNA replication protein has product MVSTKDILADSLRSSVLIIKHKDKLSPDYVPENLPHREDKIRELGFTFRGLLTGESKDSERVVIVGRTGTGKTATVKLFGKSFEDIAEREYGVKVKYIHINCYRHRSLYLISQEIGNALKLPVPARGLSSQELFKMVHEYLDRRNIHLIVGLDEFGHFLNTAPTEEIYFLVRLYDEISAIIKRISYIFIVNDSYSIYKLDKSIRDHIVRRVIEFQPYKSTELYDILKYRTSEAFNENTVDDEALQFIANTYGFDKGGSGNARIAIETLSLAGEIAEKEGSPIVLLDHVKRANSAINPEIQEIVDSLSYLDLHQLILLEALIRVLKRNKADEITMGMLENEYISLARELNEEPRKHTQVYEYLRKLKAIGVVNTRQSGKGMRGRTTLVSLSLPLDKKLDEYITQQILVKLKSRT; this is encoded by the coding sequence TTGGTTTCAACTAAAGATATCCTTGCTGATAGTTTAAGATCATCAGTGCTGATAATTAAACATAAGGATAAACTTTCACCAGACTATGTACCGGAGAATTTACCACATAGAGAAGATAAAATTAGGGAACTAGGTTTCACATTTAGAGGTTTATTAACTGGAGAAAGTAAAGATTCTGAAAGAGTTGTAATAGTTGGTAGAACCGGTACTGGAAAGACTGCTACTGTTAAGTTATTTGGAAAAAGTTTTGAGGACATAGCAGAGAGAGAGTATGGAGTAAAAGTAAAGTATATTCATATAAACTGCTATCGACATAGATCATTATATCTCATAAGCCAGGAAATTGGGAATGCGTTAAAGTTACCAGTACCTGCAAGAGGGTTATCTTCACAAGAATTATTTAAGATGGTTCATGAGTACTTAGACAGAAGGAATATACATTTAATAGTTGGGTTAGACGAATTTGGGCACTTCTTAAATACAGCACCTACTGAGGAAATATACTTCTTAGTAAGGCTTTACGATGAGATATCTGCTATAATAAAGCGAATTAGTTACATATTCATAGTTAATGATAGTTATTCCATTTATAAACTAGATAAAAGTATAAGAGATCATATAGTAAGAAGGGTCATAGAATTTCAGCCATATAAATCTACTGAATTATATGATATCTTAAAATATAGGACAAGCGAGGCTTTTAATGAGAATACAGTAGATGACGAGGCTCTACAATTCATAGCTAATACATATGGTTTCGATAAGGGTGGTAGCGGAAATGCGAGAATTGCAATAGAAACCTTAAGTTTAGCTGGAGAGATTGCAGAAAAGGAGGGCTCACCAATAGTATTATTAGATCATGTTAAGAGAGCTAATTCAGCAATAAATCCCGAAATTCAAGAAATTGTAGATAGTTTGTCTTATTTAGATTTACATCAGCTTATTCTTTTAGAGGCATTAATACGCGTATTAAAGCGAAACAAAGCTGATGAGATCACAATGGGAATGTTAGAGAACGAGTACATATCATTAGCACGAGAACTTAATGAAGAGCCTAGAAAACATACCCAGGTTTACGAATATTTAAGGAAGCTTAAAGCGATAGGAGTTGTTAACACTAGACAGAGCGGGAAAGGGATGAGAGGAAGAACTACACTAGTCTCACTTTCTCTTCCTTTAGATAAAAAGTTAGACGAGTATATTACACAACAAATTCTGGTGAAGTTGAAATCGAGGACTTAA
- a CDS encoding THUMP domain-containing protein, translating to MWQGPKALVTTKPGKSEKCVNEILNKILLKDVDAKVVEYVKNVLVIYSNLDPLIIYGMLFSSPPSCAEKIYPFQLIINTSDEREIILNSVVFARQKLKDFKKFYVKCYNRGIKVNCKEIEIGVGIGLKDLASVDFKDPEVIVHINVLNSLAGVSILKKGQEKFRTTLSNKI from the coding sequence ATGTGGCAAGGTCCAAAGGCGCTTGTGACTACTAAGCCCGGCAAATCTGAGAAGTGTGTAAATGAAATTTTGAATAAAATACTTTTAAAAGACGTGGATGCAAAAGTCGTAGAATACGTAAAGAACGTGTTAGTCATTTACTCAAATTTAGATCCATTAATAATTTATGGCATGCTTTTCTCATCTCCTCCTTCTTGTGCAGAAAAAATTTATCCATTTCAGTTGATAATAAACACTTCAGATGAAAGGGAAATTATCTTAAATTCAGTGGTTTTTGCAAGACAGAAATTAAAGGACTTTAAAAAATTTTATGTAAAGTGTTATAATAGGGGAATTAAGGTAAACTGTAAAGAAATAGAGATAGGAGTAGGAATAGGACTAAAAGATTTAGCTAGTGTAGACTTTAAGGACCCTGAGGTGATAGTACACATTAACGTGTTAAATAGTTTAGCTGGAGTTTCGATTTTGAAGAAGGGTCAAGAAAAGTTTCGGACTACTCTCTCAAATAAAATATAA